Within the Plesiomonas shigelloides genome, the region TTTGCCAGCGGGTAAACCACAGCAGCAATAACCCGAGCAAGATTAGCAGCAGCATGGCCGGTAACGGCATGACCAATGCGCCAATCAGTTTTTTCAGTTCAAACATTCCGAATGCAGACATAGCATCCCCGTAGACATTATTTTCTGCCATGATAGTCGATTAAGTCTGAAAAAATAACCACATACGCCAGATTAGGCTCCTTGTGATGACGTTGTGTACCTACAATCTCGCCTTGCTCGCAACTTGCTGTGTGAAAAATGAACACCGTTACACCTAGGGTTGAAGCTGAGCTATACGCAGTATTTAGGTTTTTTGTTCCTTTAGTTCTCTTATTCCTTTGCATGCTGGTGTTGTTGGTAATTTTGGGTTGTCTTCCTGTCAGTCTTTGATTTTAAATATATTAGTCTATAACCAAATATTCGTTGATGAATTATCGCTGAAGTTAGTCGTATGATGAAAATTAAATGGGCATGTTTAATATTGTCATGCTGTTTAAAAATGTAATAGTAAAAATGAAATTGGAAAGGAATAAAAATATGTCAATGCGATTTCCATATAATTCTTTCGCCATCAAATACGCAAAAAGATTACAGTGAGAATTGTTTGCTTACTCTTACGAATGTAACAGAGTTATATGTGTGATTAGAGTCACGATTCAGCAGGATAAATCGATTAATTTACTCCTCAGTTTAGTGAATATCTATCTACGCTGAGGGTGAAATTATGCGAGCTCCTAAAATTGATAAAACGGCGATCAGTCCATTTGACCAATATTGTGATGGTTATGGTGCGCCAGGTGCTCAAGGGTTAGGGTATGTGTCCGTTCTGAAAGTCTCTTCTGGTAGCGTATATAAAACCGATGATGACCTGCTAGATGGGATCGTGGCCTATGACCGCGCTGAATGTAATGATGCGTATGTAGGCCAGATTAATATGCTGACGGCCTCAAGCTTCTGTGGCTTGGCCGGTCAAGTGTGGGGCCATGATTTAGCGGTGCATGAAGATATCCATGACAATAAAATCAAGCCGGTATTATCCATTGAACAATATGACGGCACGATGCTGGATGTTTTCGATGCTCAGCCATTGCTGGATGCCGGTAAAGAGTTGTTTGGTACCGAGTCTAATCGCCGCTTCCCGCTGTTGCCGGGCGCGCATGTTATTTGCGCTAACAAGAGTGTGACCGCGTATCGTCCGAAAGACGATGTGCTGCATGAAGGCGAAGCGTATGGCGTGTGGTCATTTATTGCGATTTCGCTGTCGCATGACCGCGATAACTGCGCAGATTTATTCATTGAAGATGCCGGTATCTGGACCAAAAACGATAGCGAAGCGGATCTGAAAAAATTCCTCGAAGAGCACCGTACCTCGGTAGCGTGGTCAGTGATTGCCTGTGGTAAAGATTCCCACGTTCTCTTCGACCGCACGTATGTTGGCTTCTCTTATACCATCATGAAACCGGGTGAAATTGGTACTGCTTTGACTTGCGCCCCTTATGCGACCTTGGCGCGTAATGCGATCCCAACCTGTGGCTTCCATAGCCTGAATAATATGCAGTTAAATGAATGGTTGGCAGATCGTAATTTGCCGC harbors:
- the hdcA gene encoding histidine decarboxylase, pyruvoyl type is translated as MRAPKIDKTAISPFDQYCDGYGAPGAQGLGYVSVLKVSSGSVYKTDDDLLDGIVAYDRAECNDAYVGQINMLTASSFCGLAGQVWGHDLAVHEDIHDNKIKPVLSIEQYDGTMLDVFDAQPLLDAGKELFGTESNRRFPLLPGAHVICANKSVTAYRPKDDVLHEGEAYGVWSFIAISLSHDRDNCADLFIEDAGIWTKNDSEADLKKFLEEHRTSVAWSVIACGKDSHVLFDRTYVGFSYTIMKPGEIGTALTCAPYATLARNAIPTCGFHSLNNMQLNEWLADRNLPRLSK